The Streptomyces luteogriseus genome includes a window with the following:
- a CDS encoding TetR/AcrR family transcriptional regulator yields MTSGTSGTGGTETSGSGDIARTLELLWETGRRPSRGPKPALTLDRIVEAAIQVADTEGLEKLSMRRVAAELGTGTMSLYRYVPGKGELLDLMLDRVQRPSENPADLGDDGWRGALEALARATLALYRRHPWLLQVNQSRPILGPSALDGMEKVLTRIRPMGLTDPELVSAIIMIDGYVVGAARTQLYEQEAERRTGLTDAEFWQAQVPALEKAMTSGRYPVLASLSEDAFGAEFDHFEFGLQRILDGLEILVAHRT; encoded by the coding sequence ATGACGAGCGGTACGAGTGGCACGGGCGGTACGGAGACCAGCGGCAGCGGCGACATCGCCCGCACCCTCGAACTGCTGTGGGAGACCGGCCGCCGCCCCAGCCGGGGCCCCAAACCGGCCCTCACGCTGGACCGGATCGTGGAAGCTGCCATCCAGGTGGCGGACACCGAGGGACTGGAGAAGCTCTCCATGCGCCGCGTCGCCGCGGAGCTCGGCACCGGCACCATGTCGCTGTACCGGTACGTGCCCGGCAAGGGCGAGCTGCTCGACCTGATGCTGGACCGGGTGCAGCGCCCCTCCGAGAACCCGGCCGACCTCGGCGACGACGGCTGGCGGGGGGCCCTGGAGGCACTGGCCCGCGCCACCCTCGCCCTCTACCGGCGCCACCCCTGGCTGCTCCAGGTCAACCAGTCCCGCCCGATCCTCGGCCCCAGCGCCCTCGACGGCATGGAGAAGGTCCTCACCCGGATCCGCCCGATGGGGCTGACCGACCCCGAACTGGTTTCCGCGATCATCATGATCGACGGATATGTCGTCGGGGCCGCGCGCACGCAGCTCTACGAACAGGAGGCGGAGCGCCGGACGGGCCTGACGGACGCCGAGTTCTGGCAGGCGCAGGTGCCGGCGCTGGAGAAGGCCATGACCTCGGGCCGCTACCCGGTACTGGCGTCCCTCTCCGAGGACGCCTTCGGCGCGGAGTTCGACCACTTCGAATTCGGACTGCAACGGATCCTGGACGGGCTGGAGATACTGGTGGCCCACCGGACCTAG
- a CDS encoding ATP-binding cassette domain-containing protein, whose amino-acid sequence MDGYAVRAEALEKRYGEKRALDGFDLAVREGTVHGLLGPNGAGKTTAVRILSTLIRLDGGRATVAGLDVARQAREVRARIGLTGQYAAVDEVLTGRQNLEMFGRLFHLGGKRARLRAAELLEQFDLTDAADRGVGKYSGGMRRRLDLAASMILAPAVLFLDEPTTGLDPRSRGEVWESVRALVAGGTTVLLTTQYLEEADKLASHITVIDQGRAIADDTPDGLKSLVGGDRIEVVVAERSEIPRVVKTVARVADGEPEADETELRVHAPVTDRVTALTEVARTLQDEGVRVEDIGLRRPSLDDVFLRLTGHRTEKESAA is encoded by the coding sequence ATGGACGGATACGCGGTGCGGGCCGAGGCGCTGGAGAAGAGGTACGGCGAGAAACGCGCACTCGACGGCTTCGACCTTGCGGTGCGCGAGGGCACGGTGCACGGCCTGCTCGGTCCGAACGGGGCGGGCAAGACCACGGCCGTGCGCATCCTGTCCACGCTCATCCGGCTCGACGGGGGCCGTGCGACGGTCGCCGGTCTCGACGTCGCCCGGCAGGCGCGCGAGGTGCGGGCCCGGATCGGCCTCACCGGCCAGTACGCGGCGGTCGACGAGGTGCTGACCGGCCGGCAGAACCTCGAGATGTTCGGCCGCCTGTTCCACCTGGGCGGGAAGCGGGCCAGGCTGCGGGCGGCCGAGCTGCTGGAGCAGTTCGACCTGACCGACGCCGCCGACCGGGGGGTCGGCAAGTACAGCGGCGGCATGCGGCGCCGCCTCGACCTCGCGGCGTCCATGATCCTCGCCCCGGCGGTCCTCTTCCTCGACGAGCCGACGACCGGTCTCGACCCCCGTAGCCGGGGCGAAGTCTGGGAATCGGTCCGGGCGTTGGTGGCCGGCGGCACGACCGTGCTGCTGACCACGCAGTACCTGGAGGAGGCCGACAAGCTCGCCTCGCACATCACCGTCATCGATCAGGGGCGGGCCATCGCCGACGACACCCCGGACGGGCTGAAGAGCCTGGTCGGCGGCGACCGTATCGAGGTCGTGGTCGCCGAGCGGTCCGAGATCCCGCGGGTGGTGAAGACCGTCGCCCGGGTCGCGGACGGCGAACCCGAGGCGGACGAGACGGAGTTGCGGGTGCACGCACCCGTCACCGACCGGGTCACCGCTCTCACCGAGGTCGCCCGGACCCTCCAGGACGAGGGCGTCCGGGTCGAGGACATCGGACTGCGCAGGCCGAGCCTCGACGACGTGTTCCTGCGCCTGACCGGACACCGCACCGAGAAGGAGTCCGCGGCATGA
- a CDS encoding ABC transporter permease, with translation MSATDLSTPSSRSGAYWLLADCWNIVRRGLTHYQRQPVNIAWQLGFPILSVLMYGYVFGSAMKVPGGGNYQDFLMPGMFVMTMAFGFMNTATVVVYDSTKGVIDRFRSMPMASSAVVAGRGVTDIIVACAELAIMMLTALAMGWRPDGGAGFLGAFGLLLWLRFSLIWIGVWLGLIVPNPEAAGGLYAVAFPFTMISSIFVAPQLMPDWLGWVAVWNPISSTAAATRELFGNPVDGDTWVEQHALLMAGVWPVILTAIFLPLAVRRFKKLSR, from the coding sequence ATGAGCGCCACCGACCTGAGCACCCCGAGCTCGCGGAGCGGCGCGTACTGGCTGCTCGCCGACTGCTGGAACATCGTCCGCCGCGGCCTGACCCACTACCAGCGCCAGCCGGTCAACATCGCCTGGCAGCTGGGCTTCCCGATTCTGTCCGTCCTGATGTACGGCTATGTCTTCGGCAGCGCGATGAAGGTGCCGGGCGGCGGGAACTACCAGGACTTCCTGATGCCGGGCATGTTCGTCATGACCATGGCGTTCGGCTTCATGAACACCGCCACGGTCGTGGTGTACGACTCCACCAAGGGCGTCATCGACCGGTTCCGCTCGATGCCGATGGCGTCCTCGGCCGTGGTGGCCGGGCGCGGGGTCACCGACATCATCGTCGCCTGCGCCGAGTTGGCGATCATGATGCTCACCGCGCTCGCCATGGGCTGGCGGCCGGACGGCGGCGCGGGCTTCCTCGGCGCGTTCGGACTGCTGCTGTGGCTGCGCTTCTCGCTGATCTGGATCGGGGTGTGGCTCGGCCTGATCGTGCCCAACCCGGAGGCGGCGGGCGGCCTCTACGCGGTCGCCTTCCCCTTCACGATGATCTCCAGCATCTTCGTCGCACCGCAGCTGATGCCCGACTGGCTCGGCTGGGTGGCGGTCTGGAACCCGATCTCCTCCACGGCGGCGGCGACCCGCGAGCTGTTCGGCAACCCGGTCGACGGCGACACCTGGGTCGAGCAGCACGCGCTGCTGATGGCCGGAGTGTGGCCGGTGATCCTGACCGCGATCTTCCTGCCGCTGGCCGTACGGCGGTTCAAGAAGCTGAGCCGATAG
- a CDS encoding cellulase family glycosylhydrolase, whose protein sequence is MFRTLRRALCVAAALLLPLAGVQSARADVAAEAAGGGYWHTSGRQILDAAGQPVRIAGINWFGFETANHVVHGLWARDYKSMIDQMKSLGYNTIRMPYSDDILKPGAMPDSINTDGKNTDLRGLTSLQVLDKIVAYAGQSGLKVVLDRHRPDAAGQSALWYTASVPESTWITNLKALATRYKGNSTVVGIDLHNEPHDPACWGCGDTSRDWRLAAQRAGNAVLSANPDLLIMVEGVQSHEGVNGWWGGNLMGVAQYPVQLDVPDRLVYSAHDYATSVAQQSWFSDPSFPANMPGIWDKYWGYIFKQNIAPVWLGEFGTTLQPSVDQKWLAELVKYLRSTSTYGADSFHWTFWSWNPNSGDTGGILKDDWQTVDTVKDGYLASVKAPGFDTGGSGPGPGGPGDPGNGTPACTAAYTVSSDWGGGFNAEVKVTNAGTLPLKSWKVSWTWSGSQKVTSMWNASHTQSGATVTAVNAAHNGSVPVGGSASFGLGGAPGGGDVPSVRCTAT, encoded by the coding sequence ATGTTCCGCACTCTGCGCAGAGCGCTGTGTGTCGCCGCGGCGCTCCTGTTACCGCTGGCGGGCGTGCAGTCGGCACGGGCCGATGTCGCCGCGGAGGCCGCCGGCGGCGGCTACTGGCACACCAGCGGTCGGCAGATCCTGGACGCGGCCGGACAGCCCGTCCGTATCGCCGGCATCAACTGGTTCGGCTTCGAGACCGCCAACCACGTCGTCCACGGCCTGTGGGCCCGCGACTACAAGAGCATGATCGACCAGATGAAGTCGCTGGGCTACAACACCATCCGCATGCCCTACAGCGACGACATCCTCAAGCCCGGCGCCATGCCGGACAGCATCAACACCGACGGCAAGAACACGGACCTGCGCGGGCTGACGTCCCTCCAGGTCCTGGACAAGATCGTGGCCTACGCCGGGCAGTCCGGCCTCAAGGTCGTCCTGGACCGGCACCGCCCGGACGCGGCGGGCCAATCGGCCCTCTGGTACACGGCGTCGGTCCCCGAGTCGACGTGGATCACCAACCTCAAGGCCTTGGCGACGCGTTACAAGGGCAACTCCACCGTCGTCGGCATCGACCTGCACAACGAGCCGCACGACCCGGCCTGCTGGGGCTGTGGCGACACCTCCCGCGACTGGCGCCTCGCCGCCCAGCGCGCGGGCAACGCGGTCCTGTCGGCCAACCCCGACCTGCTGATCATGGTCGAGGGCGTGCAGTCGCACGAGGGCGTGAACGGCTGGTGGGGCGGCAACCTCATGGGCGTGGCCCAGTACCCGGTCCAACTGGACGTCCCGGACCGGCTGGTGTACTCGGCGCACGACTACGCGACATCGGTGGCGCAGCAGTCCTGGTTCTCCGACCCGTCCTTCCCCGCCAACATGCCGGGGATCTGGGACAAGTACTGGGGTTACATCTTCAAGCAGAACATCGCCCCGGTGTGGCTCGGCGAGTTCGGTACGACGCTCCAGCCCTCGGTGGACCAGAAGTGGCTGGCCGAGCTGGTGAAGTACCTGCGCTCGACGTCGACGTACGGTGCCGACAGCTTCCACTGGACGTTCTGGTCCTGGAACCCCAACTCCGGTGACACGGGCGGCATCCTGAAGGACGACTGGCAGACGGTCGACACGGTGAAGGACGGGTACCTGGCGTCCGTCAAGGCGCCGGGCTTCGACACCGGCGGCTCCGGCCCCGGCCCGGGCGGTCCCGGCGACCCCGGCAACGGCACGCCCGCCTGCACCGCCGCCTACACCGTCAGCAGCGACTGGGGCGGCGGCTTCAACGCCGAGGTGAAGGTGACCAACGCGGGCACGCTGCCGCTGAAGTCCTGGAAGGTGAGCTGGACCTGGAGCGGTTCCCAGAAGGTCACCAGCATGTGGAACGCCTCGCACACCCAGAGCGGGGCGACCGTCACGGCGGTGAACGCGGCGCACAACGGGAGTGTGCCGGTGGGCGGTTCGGCGAGCTTCGGCCTGGGCGGCGCGCCCGGGGGCGGGGACGTGCCGAGCGTGAGGTGCACGGCCACGTGA
- a CDS encoding alpha/beta hydrolase: MRRSAAVLCGATVVLAGTLTAVPANASASHAENTALTTAAAKISWKKCATDDTPTLQCGSVKVPLDYAKPRGKQITLALSRVPHTAPKSQGPLLVNPGGPGGSGLSLAEFVASSLPKAVAAQYDVIGFDPRGVGKSQPALDCKPGHFDPVRPDSVPSTPALEKANLARAKSFAKACGTKYADVLPYIDTVSAVKDMDSIRKALGAPKINYFGYSYGTYLGAVYAKLFPERVRRLVLDSIVDPTGVWYDDNIQQDYAFDKRHKALMAWIAKYDSTYKLGTNPKKIEAKWYAMRAALAKKPAGGKVGASELEDIFIPGGYNNAYWPTLAQTFAAYVNNHDTAALVEAYDNIAAIDASGDNGYSVYTAVQCRDASWPRDWKQWRKDNWAVYEKAPFMAWNNAWYNAPCAFWPTKTLKPVNVANTKLPPVLLFQATDDAATPYQGGVTMHRLLKGSSLVVEQGGGNHGITLSGNACLDKHLATYLTNGKVPHGSGVADAVCKKNPDPKPQPAAQKAPSATQPAVAAVGDSLRGILGSGR, encoded by the coding sequence ATGAGAAGAAGCGCAGCCGTCCTGTGCGGCGCCACGGTCGTCCTGGCCGGGACACTCACCGCCGTCCCCGCCAACGCCAGCGCGTCGCACGCCGAGAACACCGCCCTGACGACCGCCGCCGCGAAGATCAGCTGGAAGAAGTGCGCGACGGACGACACCCCGACGCTCCAGTGCGGCTCGGTCAAGGTGCCGCTCGACTACGCGAAGCCGCGAGGGAAGCAGATCACGCTGGCTCTCTCCCGCGTGCCGCACACCGCGCCGAAGTCCCAGGGCCCGCTGCTCGTCAACCCCGGCGGTCCCGGCGGAAGCGGCCTGTCGCTGGCCGAGTTCGTCGCGTCCTCCCTGCCCAAGGCGGTCGCCGCCCAGTACGACGTCATCGGCTTCGACCCGCGCGGAGTGGGCAAGAGCCAGCCCGCCCTGGACTGCAAGCCGGGCCACTTCGACCCCGTGCGCCCCGACTCCGTGCCGAGCACACCGGCGCTGGAGAAGGCGAACCTCGCGCGCGCCAAGTCCTTCGCCAAGGCCTGCGGCACGAAGTACGCGGACGTCCTGCCGTACATCGACACGGTCAGTGCCGTGAAGGACATGGACTCGATCCGCAAGGCCCTCGGCGCACCGAAGATCAACTACTTCGGCTACTCGTACGGCACCTACCTCGGCGCCGTCTACGCCAAGCTGTTCCCCGAGCGGGTGCGGCGCCTGGTGCTGGACTCGATCGTCGACCCGACCGGCGTCTGGTACGACGACAACATCCAGCAGGACTACGCCTTCGACAAGCGCCACAAGGCCCTGATGGCGTGGATCGCCAAGTACGACTCCACGTACAAGCTCGGCACGAACCCGAAGAAGATCGAGGCCAAGTGGTACGCCATGCGGGCGGCCCTGGCCAAGAAGCCCGCGGGCGGCAAGGTGGGCGCCTCCGAGCTGGAGGACATCTTCATACCCGGCGGCTACAACAACGCCTACTGGCCCACGCTCGCGCAGACGTTCGCGGCGTACGTCAACAACCACGACACCGCGGCGCTGGTCGAGGCGTACGACAACATCGCCGCCATCGATGCCTCGGGTGACAACGGCTACAGCGTTTACACGGCGGTGCAGTGCCGTGACGCGTCCTGGCCGCGCGACTGGAAGCAGTGGCGCAAGGACAACTGGGCGGTGTACGAGAAGGCGCCGTTCATGGCGTGGAACAACGCCTGGTACAACGCGCCGTGCGCGTTCTGGCCGACGAAGACGCTGAAGCCGGTGAACGTCGCCAACACCAAGCTCCCGCCGGTGCTGCTGTTCCAGGCGACGGACGACGCGGCCACGCCCTACCAGGGCGGCGTCACCATGCACCGGCTGCTGAAGGGCTCCAGCCTGGTGGTGGAGCAGGGCGGCGGCAACCACGGCATCACGCTGAGCGGCAACGCCTGCCTCGACAAGCACCTCGCGACGTACCTCACCAACGGCAAGGTCCCGCACGGCAGCGGTGTGGCGGACGCGGTGTGCAAGAAGAACCCCGACCCCAAGCCGCAGCCGGCGGCGCAGAAGGCTCCGAGCGCGACGCAGCCGGCCGTCGCGGCGGTCGGCGACAGCCTGCGCGGGATCCTGGGGTCCGGACGCTGA
- a CDS encoding formylglycine-generating enzyme family protein: MGENADNEMVAVPAGRVTLSDRRTQRSWAVEVASFRMSAVPVTQEWYARVTGERPSTARGGRLPVEGVSWWDAIRFCNALSVHEGLTPAYEVEHGTGSADGDATAHWDPAADGYRLPTEAEWEHACRAGGTGPRYGPLDDIAWYRGNSGDRVRSVGGRQPNAWGLYDMLGNVWDWCWDLYDAEVYGTYRVLRGGGWSDEHWSCRASVRRRSHPTFRIDDVGFRVARSTPA; encoded by the coding sequence ATGGGGGAGAACGCGGACAACGAGATGGTGGCCGTCCCGGCGGGGCGCGTCACGCTGTCCGACCGGCGGACGCAGCGCAGTTGGGCGGTGGAGGTCGCGTCGTTCCGCATGTCGGCGGTCCCGGTCACGCAGGAGTGGTACGCCCGGGTCACCGGCGAGCGTCCGAGCACGGCCAGGGGCGGCCGGCTGCCCGTCGAGGGCGTGTCCTGGTGGGACGCGATCCGGTTCTGCAACGCGCTGTCCGTACACGAGGGCCTGACCCCCGCGTACGAGGTGGAGCACGGCACCGGGAGCGCCGACGGGGACGCCACCGCCCACTGGGACCCCGCCGCCGACGGCTACCGGCTGCCCACCGAGGCCGAGTGGGAACACGCCTGCCGCGCCGGCGGAACCGGCCCGCGCTACGGCCCGCTCGACGACATCGCCTGGTACCGCGGCAACTCCGGCGACCGCGTCCGGTCCGTGGGCGGCCGACAGCCCAACGCCTGGGGCCTGTACGACATGCTCGGCAACGTCTGGGACTGGTGCTGGGACCTCTACGACGCCGAGGTCTACGGCACGTACCGGGTGCTGCGGGGCGGCGGCTGGTCCGACGAGCACTGGAGCTGCCGCGCCTCGGTGCGCCGCCGGAGCCATCCGACGTTCCGGATCGACGACGTGGGGTTCCGGGTGGCGCGCTCGACACCGGCCTGA
- the serC gene encoding phosphoserine transaminase, giving the protein MAEIRIPADIKPADGRFGAGPSKVRTEALDALAATGTSLMGTSHRQAPVKNLVGQVREGISELFQLPDGYEVILGNGGSTAFWDVATHGLIENKSQHLNFGEFSSKFAKAAKLAPWLAEPTVISSDPGTHPEAAAEAGVDVYAFTHNETSTGVAMPIKRVAGADEGSLVLVDATSGAGGLPVDVSETDVYYFAPQKSFASDGGLWIGVFSPAAIERAERVHASGRHVPEFFSLPTAIDNSRKNQTYNTPALATLFLLNQQLEWINGQGGLDWSVRRTASSARTLYGWAEDIKYANPFVTDPAKRSQVIGTIDFTDEVDAAAVAKVLRANGIVDTEPYRKLGRNQLRVAMFPAIDPADIEALTKCIDYVIEKL; this is encoded by the coding sequence GTGGCTGAGATCCGGATTCCCGCTGACATCAAGCCCGCCGACGGACGTTTCGGCGCGGGCCCCTCCAAGGTGCGGACGGAAGCGCTGGACGCGCTGGCCGCGACCGGCACCTCCCTCATGGGCACCTCCCACCGTCAAGCTCCCGTCAAGAACCTGGTCGGCCAGGTGCGCGAGGGCATCAGTGAGCTGTTCCAGCTCCCCGACGGCTACGAGGTGATCCTCGGCAACGGCGGCTCGACCGCGTTCTGGGACGTCGCGACGCACGGCCTGATCGAGAACAAGTCGCAGCACCTCAACTTCGGCGAGTTCTCCTCGAAGTTCGCCAAGGCCGCCAAGCTGGCCCCCTGGCTGGCCGAGCCGACCGTCATCTCCTCCGACCCGGGCACCCACCCCGAGGCGGCCGCCGAGGCGGGCGTGGACGTCTACGCGTTCACCCACAACGAGACCTCGACCGGTGTCGCCATGCCGATCAAGCGCGTGGCCGGTGCCGACGAGGGCTCCCTGGTCCTGGTGGACGCCACGTCCGGCGCCGGGGGCCTGCCCGTCGACGTGTCCGAGACGGACGTCTACTACTTCGCCCCGCAGAAGTCCTTCGCCTCCGACGGCGGCCTGTGGATCGGCGTCTTCTCCCCGGCCGCGATCGAGCGCGCGGAGCGCGTCCACGCGTCCGGCCGTCACGTCCCGGAGTTCTTCTCGCTGCCGACGGCGATCGACAACTCCCGCAAGAACCAGACGTACAACACCCCGGCGCTGGCCACCCTCTTCCTGCTGAACCAGCAGCTGGAGTGGATCAACGGCCAGGGCGGCCTGGACTGGTCGGTCCGGCGCACCGCCAGCTCCGCCCGCACGCTCTACGGCTGGGCCGAGGACATCAAGTACGCCAACCCGTTCGTCACCGACCCGGCCAAGCGCTCGCAGGTCATCGGCACGATCGACTTCACGGACGAGGTCGACGCCGCCGCCGTCGCCAAGGTGCTGCGCGCCAACGGCATCGTCGACACCGAGCCCTACCGCAAGCTCGGCCGCAACCAGCTGCGCGTCGCGATGTTCCCGGCGATCGACCCGGCGGACATCGAGGCGCTCACCAAGTGCATCGACTACGTGATCGAGAAGCTCTGA
- a CDS encoding mucin-1: protein MRYAPPGLCVNDFDLLRHADGTYTALHLQGPWTAEFDHLRMETSYGRATSTDLVHWEPQGTAFGNGLPGRFDQQAVWTMHAFPHGTGMAMLYTAVSGLTPGGWPLQSVGLARSDRTDGTGWRRHGTGPVVEADGRWYRTGERMGWRDPFVVRDDESDGWVMLVCAADASLPVEVSGCVAWATSDDLEHWTVHPPLVSPGDVDEFECPVLERLDDGGWLLLGSIGATRGFEAWTAPRLRGPWTRRGPLGPTGAYAPRVVTAPDGSRVVLHTTPRRVDLTDTGDRCRGMLAQPKSLVVPQDAAPRLEWWPGLDRWLGEETYDAPLHAVGDVDLSGRTEVTLRTHVSDGDRPALTVGCDGKNLRVTGPDGTPLGETLLPEPAAGLRILTVGEYVEVYADGVFVLTTLCYSGRPAPWTAVTEDGVRPVAVRPLRLPDPHRDDASAVWPGPVPC, encoded by the coding sequence ATGCGATACGCGCCGCCCGGCCTCTGCGTGAACGACTTCGACCTCCTGCGCCACGCGGACGGCACCTACACCGCGCTGCATCTCCAGGGCCCGTGGACGGCCGAGTTCGACCACCTGCGCATGGAGACCTCCTACGGCCGGGCCACCTCCACCGACCTGGTCCACTGGGAACCGCAGGGCACGGCCTTCGGCAACGGCCTGCCGGGCCGCTTCGACCAGCAGGCGGTGTGGACCATGCATGCCTTCCCGCACGGCACCGGCATGGCGATGCTCTACACCGCCGTCTCCGGGCTCACCCCGGGCGGCTGGCCCCTGCAGTCGGTCGGCCTGGCCCGCTCCGACCGCACCGACGGCACCGGCTGGCGCCGTCACGGCACGGGGCCGGTCGTCGAGGCGGACGGGCGCTGGTACCGCACGGGCGAACGCATGGGCTGGCGCGACCCCTTCGTCGTACGCGACGACGAGTCCGACGGCTGGGTCATGCTGGTCTGCGCCGCCGACGCATCCCTGCCGGTCGAGGTCAGCGGGTGCGTCGCCTGGGCGACCTCCGACGACCTGGAGCACTGGACGGTCCACCCGCCGCTCGTCTCCCCCGGTGACGTCGACGAGTTCGAGTGCCCGGTCCTGGAACGCCTCGACGACGGCGGCTGGCTGCTGCTCGGCTCCATCGGCGCCACCCGGGGCTTCGAGGCGTGGACCGCTCCGCGCCTGCGCGGTCCGTGGACCCGCCGCGGCCCGCTCGGCCCGACGGGCGCGTACGCGCCACGCGTCGTCACCGCCCCCGACGGCTCCCGCGTCGTGCTGCACACCACCCCGCGCCGCGTGGACCTGACCGACACCGGTGACCGCTGCCGCGGCATGCTCGCCCAGCCCAAGTCCCTCGTCGTACCGCAGGACGCGGCGCCCCGTCTGGAATGGTGGCCCGGCCTGGACCGATGGCTCGGCGAGGAGACGTACGACGCCCCTCTGCACGCGGTCGGCGACGTCGACCTCTCGGGACGCACCGAAGTCACCCTGCGCACGCATGTCTCCGACGGGGACCGGCCCGCGCTCACGGTCGGCTGCGACGGCAAGAACCTCCGGGTCACCGGCCCCGACGGCACCCCGCTCGGCGAGACCCTCCTGCCGGAACCCGCGGCCGGCTTGCGCATCCTCACCGTCGGGGAGTACGTCGAGGTCTACGCCGACGGCGTCTTCGTCCTCACCACCCTGTGCTACTCCGGCCGCCCCGCACCCTGGACGGCCGTCACCGAGGACGGGGTCCGGCCCGTCGCCGTGCGCCCCCTCCGGCTGCCGGACCCGCACCGCGACGACGCCTCGGCCGTCTGGCCCGGCCCGGTCCCGTGCTGA
- a CDS encoding LacI family DNA-binding transcriptional regulator, translated as MTVSITDVAEATGVSASTVSRALRGRSGVSEEMRARIVAAAAELGYTASRSASSLASGRTYTIGVVVPYVGRWFFGTVLDAAEKVFSAAGYDVLLYNLGSPEARKRFFTKLPIRKRVDAVLSLLIPDPEEAAALCSLGVPLATTVGGARTGFTVVGIDDRGGAESAVRHLVNLGHRRIGMISGASEPLHWTTPLDRRQGYLDVLADAGIEPDTALEADGGYTVEGGERAMTELLALRHPPTAVFAQSDEMAMGALRALRRHRLRVPEDVSVVGFDDHELSEVVGLTTVAQPVAAQGREAALLLLRRLEGPNAGSSRPVEMPIRFILRETTAPPHTGRQR; from the coding sequence GTGACGGTCAGCATCACCGATGTCGCCGAGGCCACCGGGGTCTCGGCGTCCACCGTGTCCCGCGCCCTGCGCGGCCGCTCGGGAGTGTCGGAGGAGATGCGGGCCCGGATCGTCGCGGCCGCCGCCGAACTGGGCTATACCGCCTCCCGCTCGGCCTCCAGCCTGGCCAGCGGACGCACCTACACCATCGGCGTCGTCGTCCCGTACGTCGGCCGCTGGTTCTTCGGCACGGTGCTGGACGCGGCCGAGAAGGTCTTCAGCGCCGCCGGCTACGACGTCCTGCTGTACAACCTCGGCTCACCGGAGGCGCGCAAGCGCTTCTTCACCAAGCTGCCGATCCGCAAGCGGGTCGACGCCGTGCTGTCCCTGCTGATCCCGGACCCGGAGGAGGCCGCGGCCCTGTGCTCCCTCGGCGTGCCGCTGGCGACCACGGTCGGCGGCGCCCGGACCGGCTTCACGGTGGTCGGCATCGACGACCGGGGCGGCGCGGAGAGTGCCGTACGGCACCTGGTGAACCTGGGCCACCGGCGGATCGGCATGATCTCCGGCGCCAGCGAGCCGCTGCACTGGACCACGCCCCTCGACCGCCGGCAGGGCTACCTGGACGTGCTCGCCGACGCCGGGATCGAGCCCGACACCGCCCTGGAAGCCGACGGCGGTTACACGGTCGAGGGCGGTGAGCGGGCCATGACGGAGCTGCTGGCGCTGCGCCATCCGCCGACCGCCGTGTTCGCCCAGTCCGACGAGATGGCGATGGGCGCGCTGCGCGCCCTGCGCCGGCACCGGCTGAGGGTTCCGGAGGACGTGTCCGTGGTCGGCTTCGACGATCACGAGCTGTCCGAGGTGGTCGGGCTGACCACCGTGGCCCAGCCGGTCGCGGCCCAGGGCCGGGAGGCGGCCTTGCTGCTGCTGAGGCGTCTTGAGGGACCGAACGCCGGGTCGTCGCGCCCCGTCGAGATGCCCATCCGCTTCATCCTCCGCGAGACCACCGCTCCGCCGCACACCGGCCGCCAGCGGTAG